In the Clostridium beijerinckii genome, one interval contains:
- the nrdR gene encoding transcriptional regulator NrdR, with translation MKCPFCGFEESKVVDSRSTDDNTTIRRRRECLKCNKRYTTYEKIEDFPILVIKKDLTRENFNKEKIINGLIIACQKRPISRKQIEEIAYDIEKTISNSMLTEIPSNEIGEMVMARLKELDEISYVRFASVYRQFKDIDTFLEEIKNLRT, from the coding sequence ATGAAATGTCCATTTTGCGGATTTGAAGAAAGTAAGGTTGTTGATTCAAGGTCAACGGATGACAATACAACAATTAGAAGAAGACGAGAATGTTTAAAATGTAATAAGCGTTATACTACATATGAAAAAATAGAGGATTTTCCAATCCTAGTAATTAAAAAAGATTTAACTAGAGAAAATTTCAACAAAGAAAAAATAATTAACGGATTAATTATTGCATGTCAAAAAAGACCCATATCTAGAAAGCAAATCGAAGAAATAGCATATGATATAGAAAAAACAATATCTAATAGTATGCTCACTGAAATCCCATCAAATGAAATAGGGGAAATGGTTATGGCTAGATTGAAAGAGTTAGATGAAATATCATATGTAAGATTCGCGTCAGTTTATAGACAATTTAAGGATATAGATACTTTCCTAGAAGAAATAAAAAATCTTAGAACATAA
- the pgeF gene encoding peptidoglycan editing factor PgeF has protein sequence MNTLELKDLEIKDDFTIINGKKFEIIFTNAEKGRSFNRNTEEGVRELNSLKKEFNADNIIYIKQIHSGRILKYEGNGKDIIDEEGDAIITNEKNVIIGVFTADCVPVILVDEEKEVTAAIHSGWRGTFESITLKTIDKMKNEFGSDVRNIKAYIGPHIRKCCYEVSEDLKQKFIEKKDTINEKELFNGNNLNLEACIIDDLRKSGINECNINSLDLCTYCSSDIKLHSYRKSQGSYGRMFSFIISR, from the coding sequence GTGAATACATTAGAGTTGAAAGACTTAGAAATTAAAGATGATTTTACAATAATAAATGGTAAAAAATTTGAAATTATATTCACAAATGCAGAAAAAGGAAGAAGTTTTAATAGAAATACAGAAGAGGGAGTTAGAGAATTAAATTCATTAAAAAAAGAATTTAATGCAGATAATATAATATATATAAAGCAAATTCATAGTGGTAGAATATTAAAATATGAAGGTAATGGGAAAGATATTATAGATGAAGAGGGAGATGCAATAATAACAAATGAAAAAAATGTTATTATTGGGGTTTTTACTGCTGATTGTGTACCGGTTATATTGGTAGATGAGGAAAAAGAGGTTACAGCTGCGATACACAGTGGATGGAGAGGTACCTTCGAGTCTATTACATTGAAGACAATAGATAAAATGAAAAATGAATTTGGATCTGATGTAAGAAATATTAAGGCTTATATAGGACCACATATTAGAAAATGTTGTTATGAAGTTTCAGAAGATTTAAAGCAGAAGTTTATTGAAAAGAAAGATACAATAAATGAAAAAGAGCTATTTAATGGAAATAATCTTAATCTTGAAGCGTGCATAATAGACGATCTAAGGAAATCTGGAATAAATGAGTGCAATATAAATAGTTTAGATTTGTGTACTTATTGTAGTAGTGATATTAAATTGCATTCATATAGAAAATCTCAGGGTTCCTATGGTAGAATGTTTTCTTTTATTATTTCACGTTAA
- a CDS encoding winged helix-turn-helix domain-containing protein — MANEKILIVDDEEHIVELLHFNLVNAGYEVLSANNGIDAVKIAKAEKPSLLLLDLMLPGMDGFDVCKEIKRDSEMKKTSIIMLTAKGEELDKILGLELGADDYITKPFSVRELLARVKAVLRRTSSFNEAEDDVYNSENLKVDFERHEVYVNDRKVDLTLKEFELLQILIKNKGRILKRETLLDKIWGYEYIGETRTVDVHIRYLRKKIEEDDKNPRFIETIRGVGYRFNPAE; from the coding sequence ATGGCTAATGAAAAAATTTTGATTGTAGATGATGAAGAACATATAGTTGAATTATTACATTTTAATTTAGTTAATGCTGGGTATGAGGTTTTAAGTGCTAATAATGGTATTGATGCAGTGAAAATAGCTAAGGCTGAGAAGCCGAGCTTGTTATTGCTTGATTTAATGCTGCCAGGTATGGATGGATTTGATGTTTGTAAAGAAATAAAGAGAGATTCTGAAATGAAAAAAACATCAATAATAATGTTAACAGCTAAAGGCGAAGAACTTGATAAGATACTTGGGCTAGAACTTGGAGCTGACGATTATATAACAAAACCATTTTCGGTCAGGGAATTACTTGCAAGAGTAAAGGCAGTTTTAAGAAGAACAAGCTCATTTAATGAGGCAGAAGATGATGTTTATAATTCAGAAAATCTTAAAGTAGACTTTGAACGTCATGAGGTATATGTGAATGATAGAAAGGTTGATTTAACTTTAAAAGAATTTGAACTTTTACAAATACTAATAAAGAATAAAGGAAGAATACTCAAAAGGGAAACTCTATTAGATAAGATTTGGGGTTATGAGTATATAGGAGAAACAAGAACTGTAGATGTTCATATAAGATATCTTAGAAAGAAGATAGAAGAAGACGATAAAAATCCGAGATTTATTGAAACTATAAGAGGAGTAGGTTATAGATTTAACCCAGCTGAGTAA
- a CDS encoding sensor histidine kinase: protein MKNKILTSVIITVLFALLIVASSFITIINLEQIKNTKEQLRNINLLVSELNDVTDISRNDYEELKALNNTKINGIDVRFTLINDNGVVLYDNEQKSSENHRDREEVKKAMETGEGYSKRYSETIKSDLIYYATRLNNNFVIRSSVSINSVTIILKENIKYCFGILLVVMPFSLFLSLRLVKKIIDPVKELESVTLKMTHGDYKIRANINTNDELGTLGNSFNNMAEQLQIKIREVIDNQNKIESILKSMESGVIAVDNCNMVISINPCAESLLGIKKNIVGECLLDHIKDYDIIRFLEQDDVNDKEIKIRHPMERDFKIKKSAMVDGMEGVGKVITFQDITDINRVELMRSQFVANVSHELKTPLTSIKGFAETLKFVKDDETREKFLDIIDKEAERLSRLINDILVLSNIESNLAVDMHEFEPGSVIEEVINIMRKTAINKNIKLEFKDNSNEKIFGDRDKFHQLALNLIENAIKYSKDTSGKVEVLSYNEDKYYCLRVKDNGLGIPKEDISRIFERFYRVDKSRKKGGTGLGLAIVKHIVKIFNGEIYVKSELGVGTCFEVKIPYL from the coding sequence ATGAAAAACAAAATATTAACTTCAGTTATTATAACTGTGCTATTTGCACTATTAATTGTAGCATCTTCTTTTATCACAATAATAAATTTAGAACAAATTAAAAATACAAAAGAACAACTTAGAAACATAAATTTGCTAGTTTCTGAACTTAATGATGTTACTGATATTAGTAGAAATGATTATGAAGAGTTAAAAGCATTAAATAATACGAAAATAAATGGTATAGACGTAAGATTTACCCTTATAAATGATAATGGAGTTGTCTTATATGATAATGAGCAGAAGAGTAGTGAAAATCATAGGGATAGAGAAGAAGTTAAGAAAGCAATGGAAACTGGTGAAGGGTATTCAAAGAGATACAGCGAGACAATTAAGTCAGATTTAATATATTATGCTACTAGGCTTAACAATAACTTTGTAATTAGAAGTTCTGTAAGCATAAATTCTGTTACTATAATACTTAAAGAAAATATTAAATATTGTTTTGGAATATTACTTGTGGTTATGCCATTTTCTTTATTTCTATCATTAAGACTAGTTAAAAAAATTATTGATCCAGTTAAAGAGTTAGAAAGTGTAACTTTGAAAATGACTCATGGGGACTATAAAATAAGAGCCAATATCAATACAAATGATGAGCTTGGGACTTTGGGAAATAGCTTCAATAATATGGCGGAACAGCTACAAATAAAGATTCGTGAAGTTATAGATAATCAAAATAAAATAGAATCAATATTAAAAAGTATGGAAAGCGGAGTTATAGCTGTTGATAATTGCAATATGGTAATTTCAATTAATCCGTGTGCAGAATCGTTACTTGGCATTAAAAAAAATATTGTAGGCGAATGTTTATTAGACCATATAAAGGACTATGATATAATCAGATTCTTAGAACAAGATGATGTAAATGATAAAGAAATAAAAATACGTCATCCAATGGAAAGGGATTTCAAAATTAAGAAATCAGCTATGGTAGATGGAATGGAAGGCGTAGGAAAGGTTATAACTTTTCAAGACATAACTGATATAAATAGAGTAGAACTTATGAGAAGCCAGTTTGTTGCCAATGTATCTCATGAATTGAAGACTCCGTTAACATCTATAAAGGGATTTGCTGAAACTTTAAAATTTGTTAAGGATGACGAAACAAGAGAGAAATTTTTAGATATTATAGATAAAGAAGCTGAACGATTATCAAGACTTATAAATGATATATTAGTGTTATCTAATATTGAAAGCAACTTAGCGGTTGATATGCATGAGTTCGAACCAGGGTCAGTAATTGAAGAAGTAATTAATATAATGAGAAAAACTGCGATTAATAAAAATATTAAATTAGAATTTAAAGATAATAGTAATGAGAAGATCTTTGGAGATAGAGATAAATTCCATCAACTAGCTTTGAATTTAATAGAAAATGCAATAAAATACTCTAAGGATACTTCCGGAAAAGTCGAAGTGTTAAGTTATAATGAAGATAAATATTATTGCTTAAGAGTAAAGGATAATGGATTAGGAATACCTAAGGAAGATATATCAAGAATCTTCGAACGATTTTATAGAGTTGATAAATCAAGAAAAAAAGGTGGAACAGGTCTTGGTTTAGCAATTGTAAAACATATTGTTAAAATTTTTAACGGAGAGATTTATGTTAAAAGTGAGCTTGGAGTAGGAACTTGTTTTGAAGTAAAAATTCCATATTTATAA
- a CDS encoding phosphate ABC transporter substrate-binding protein: protein MKKRTLKLIVGALLVTVIGSAMVGCGSSSNKSETGTKTESSDKVSGSITMSGSSALLPLMEQAIETYNKENPDAQISAQAGGSGTGLTQVLDGSVDVGNSDIFAEEKLDKDKASQLVDHKVVAEGFGVAVSKSLGIDNLTSAQIKDIFSGKVTNWKEVGGPDKPILLVHRTAGSGTRATFEKVILGGDKSAENESLGVTQDSNGAVLSAMKQNDGAISYLGLAYMNTQEAKDAIKIVKLDGVAAEKANISDGSYKFWSWGHMYTKGEATGVAKSFIDYVTNKVDKSVLDNLGFVSGSEMKVK from the coding sequence ATGAAAAAAAGAACATTAAAGTTAATCGTAGGGGCTTTGTTAGTGACAGTTATAGGAAGTGCAATGGTTGGGTGTGGAAGCTCATCAAATAAATCAGAAACAGGTACAAAGACTGAATCAAGTGATAAAGTAAGTGGATCAATAACAATGAGTGGTTCATCTGCATTGCTTCCACTAATGGAACAAGCAATTGAAACATATAATAAGGAAAATCCAGATGCACAAATTAGTGCTCAAGCAGGTGGATCAGGTACAGGTCTTACTCAAGTACTAGATGGATCAGTAGATGTAGGAAATTCAGATATTTTTGCAGAAGAAAAATTAGATAAAGATAAAGCAAGTCAGTTGGTTGATCATAAAGTTGTAGCAGAAGGTTTTGGTGTTGCGGTAAGCAAATCACTTGGAATAGATAATTTAACATCAGCTCAAATTAAAGATATATTCTCTGGAAAGGTAACTAACTGGAAAGAAGTTGGAGGACCTGATAAGCCAATATTATTAGTTCATAGAACAGCAGGTTCTGGAACAAGAGCAACATTCGAAAAGGTAATTCTTGGTGGAGATAAATCAGCAGAAAACGAATCATTAGGAGTAACTCAAGATTCAAATGGAGCAGTTTTAAGTGCAATGAAACAAAATGATGGTGCAATTAGTTATTTAGGTCTTGCATATATGAACACACAAGAAGCTAAGGATGCTATAAAAATAGTAAAACTTGACGGAGTTGCAGCTGAAAAAGCAAATATATCTGATGGATCATATAAGTTCTGGTCATGGGGACATATGTATACTAAAGGCGAAGCAACAGGAGTAGCTAAGAGTTTTATAGATTATGTTACAAATAAAGTTGATAAATCAGTTTTAGATAATTTAGGATTTGTTTCAGGAAGTGAAATGAAAGTAAAATAA